The following DNA comes from Candidatus Eisenbacteria bacterium.
GGTCCACGAGCCCGCGGGCGTTCTGCGTCTGGTGGTCCCGCGCGGCGTGCGGATAGGGCACGAGGAGCGAGGGGACGCCGCACGCGGTCAGCTCGGTGATGGTCATGGCGCCCGCGCGGCAGACCGCGAGGTCCGCCACGGCGTACGCCTTGTCGATCTGGTCCAGGTACGGTACGACCTTCACCGGGAACGGCGCGCTGGCCGCGGCGGCAGCCATGGCCTCGGCGTCCTTGGTCCCGGTCTGCCAGATGGCCTGCAGCCGGCCCACGCGCGCGAGGAGCGGGAGCGCGCCCTGGACCCCGCGGTTGATGCTCGAGGCGCCGTGGCTTCCCCCGAACACGAGGAGCGTGCGCCGCGCGGGGTCGAGGCCCAGCGTCTCGTAGGCCTCCGCCCGGTCCTGCATGAGGAGCGAGCGCCGGATCGGATTCCCCGTGACCTTCAGGTTGTTGCGCCGGCGGAAGTAGCTCCGCGACTCGACGAAGCTGATGTGGACCTCCGTCGCGATCAGGCTGAGCCAGCGGTTCGCGGCGCCCGGCACCGAGTTCTGCTCCTGGAGGACGAGCGGGATTCCGAGGAGGCGCGCCCAGATCGCCGCCGGACCGCTCACGTATCCGCCGGTCGCGAGGATCACGTGCGGCTTCACGTCCTTGATGATCGTCGCCACCTGGCTGAATCCCTTCAGGAACGCGATGGCGGAGCGGAAGAGCTCGAGGGAGGGCCGGCGCGGGAAGCCGCGGGCTTCGATCGGGCGGAAGTCGAATCCCGCCCCCGGGACCGCCTTCGACTCGATCCCTCGCGCGGTCCCGATGAAGGTGATCGAGGAATCGGGATGCCGCCGCATCCACTCCTCCGCGATGGCAATGCCGGGATACACATGACCTCCCGTGCCGCCCGCGGCCACCAGGAGGCGCATCGGCTCGACGCTAGCGTCCACCCGCGCGCCCGCCCCGTTTCGTCGCAACGACGCTCTTGGCACGGATGCCGGGTTCCATCTGGCTCGCGATGTTGAGAAGGACACCGATCACTCCCAGGTTCACGACGAGGGCCGAGCCCCCGTAGCTGAGGAACGGAAGCGGCAGCCCCGTCGTGGGGATCACGCCCGTGACGACCGCGATGTTCATGGCAACGTACACGCTCAGGTTCGTGGTCAACCCCGCCGCGAGCAGGAATCCGAACCGGTCCGGCGCGCTCCCCGCGACCTTGAGCCCCCGGAGGAAGAGTAGAAGATACGCGAGGAGGACGGCTGCCGTCCCGAGGAGCCCGAGCTCCTCGCCCACGACGGCGAAGATGAAGTCGGTGTGGGGATCCGGCAGGAAGAAGACCTTCTGGAGTCCGTGCCCCGGCCCGGTGCCGAGGAGCCCGCCGGAGCCGAGGGCGAGGATCGACTGCGAGAGCTGCCAGTTCCGGCCCAGCGCGTCGACGGAGCCGCCCCAGAGGCCCTGCCACGCCATGACCCGCTCCATCATGTACGGGTGCCGCATCACCTGGATCCACGCGACGAGCGTCCCGGCGAGGAGGAGGAGCCCCAGATGGAGCTTCCGCGCCCCCCCGAGGTGGATCATCACGAACCCGGTCGCGAGGAGCGCGATGGTGCTCCCGAGGTTCGGCTGGAGGAGGATGAGGAGCGCGAGAAGCCCGAGCACGAGCGTCGCGGGCAGGACCCCGTCCTTCCACGTCGCCATGCGGTCCCCCTTCCGGTCGAGGAGGCGCGCCAGGTAGACCACGCAGGCGACGCGCGCCAGCTCCGTCGGCTGGACGTTGAAGGCCCACACCGAGAGCCACCGGTTCGCGCCGCGCACTCCTTCGCCGCCCAGGGCGAGGAGAAAGGCGAGGAGCGCCACGCTGGCGCCGAGCGCCGCGGTAGCGAGCCGGTCGTAGTGGTGGTAGTCGACCCGGGCGAGGGCGACGAGGAGCGCGAGGCCGATGAGCACGCGCACGGCGTGCCGCTGGAAGAAGAAGTACTCCGACTGGAAGCGATCGGCTCCCAGGAACGCGCTCGCGGAGTAGACCATCACGAGTCCGAGCGCGGTGAGCCCGATCACCGGAAGGAGGAGCGTCCGGTCCAGGCGGCGCGGGCGGGAGAGGGCCGTGCCGTTCAC
Coding sequences within:
- the murG gene encoding undecaprenyldiphospho-muramoylpentapeptide beta-N-acetylglucosaminyltransferase codes for the protein MDASVEPMRLLVAAGGTGGHVYPGIAIAEEWMRRHPDSSITFIGTARGIESKAVPGAGFDFRPIEARGFPRRPSLELFRSAIAFLKGFSQVATIIKDVKPHVILATGGYVSGPAAIWARLLGIPLVLQEQNSVPGAANRWLSLIATEVHISFVESRSYFRRRNNLKVTGNPIRRSLLMQDRAEAYETLGLDPARRTLLVFGGSHGASSINRGVQGALPLLARVGRLQAIWQTGTKDAEAMAAAAASAPFPVKVVPYLDQIDKAYAVADLAVCRAGAMTITELTACGVPSLLVPYPHAARDHQTQNARGLVDRGAAEMIADAELSAEDLAARIEALFRDESRLRRMGRAARAFSRTNAAERIVRSIEELAQVPELVEEV
- the ftsW gene encoding putative lipid II flippase FtsW; amino-acid sequence: MNGTALSRPRRLDRTLLLPVIGLTALGLVMVYSASAFLGADRFQSEYFFFQRHAVRVLIGLALLVALARVDYHHYDRLATAALGASVALLAFLLALGGEGVRGANRWLSVWAFNVQPTELARVACVVYLARLLDRKGDRMATWKDGVLPATLVLGLLALLILLQPNLGSTIALLATGFVMIHLGGARKLHLGLLLLAGTLVAWIQVMRHPYMMERVMAWQGLWGGSVDALGRNWQLSQSILALGSGGLLGTGPGHGLQKVFFLPDPHTDFIFAVVGEELGLLGTAAVLLAYLLLFLRGLKVAGSAPDRFGFLLAAGLTTNLSVYVAMNIAVVTGVIPTTGLPLPFLSYGGSALVVNLGVIGVLLNIASQMEPGIRAKSVVATKRGGRAGGR